One window of the Equus caballus isolate H_3958 breed thoroughbred chromosome 2, TB-T2T, whole genome shotgun sequence genome contains the following:
- the PLCH2 gene encoding 1-phosphatidylinositol 4,5-bisphosphate phosphodiesterase eta-2 isoform X1 produces MAPSPEDPGPDLESGPPFLSINILPVVERCMSAMQAGTQMVKLRGSSKGLVRFYFLDEHRSCIRWRPSRKNEKAKISIDSIQEVSEGRQSEIFQRYPDGSFDPNCCFSIYHGSHRESLDLVSPSSDEARIWVTGLRYLMAGISDEDSLARRQRTRDQWLKQTFAEADKNGDGSLSLGEVLQLLHKLNVSLPRHRVKQMFKRPVLQEADTDDQQGTLGFEEFCAFYKMMSTRRDLYLLMLTYSNHKDHLDVADLQRFLEVEQKMTGVTLESCQDIIEQFEPCPENKRKGVLGVDGFTNYTRSPAGDIFNPEHHGVHQDMTRPLSHYFITSSHNTYLVGDQLMSQSRVDMYAWVLQAGCRCVEVDCWDGPDGEPIVHHGYTLTSKILFKDVIETINKYAFVKNEYPVILSIENHCSVIQQKKMAQYLINILGDKLDLSSVSSEDASMLPSPQMLKGKILVKGKKLPANISEDAEEGEVSDEDSADEIDDDCKLLNGDASSNRKRVENIAKRKLDSLIKESKIRDCEDPNNFTVSTLAPTERLGHKAAGKKAEEDWESGGDAGTSRRNSRLLMSSFSKRKKKSSKLKMAASVEEGDEDLDSSGSQGRGATRQKKTMKLSRALSDLVKYTKSVGIHDVETEVASSWQVSSFSETKAQQILQQKPAQYLRFNQHQLSRIYPSSYRVDSSNYNPQPFWNAGCQMVALNYQSEGRMLQLNRAKFSANGSCGYVLKPQCMCQGIFNPHSEDPLPGQLKKQLVLRIISGQQLPKPRDSMLGDRGEIIDPFVEVEVIGLPVDCNKEQTRVVDDNGFNPMWEETLVFTVHMPEIALVRFLVWDHDPIGRDFIGQRTLAFSSMMPGYRHVYLEGMEEASIFVHVAVSDISGKVKQALGLKGLFLRGPKPGSLDSHAAGRPLPRPSVSQRLLRRTASAPTKSQKPAHKAFPELVLGTQDMGSEGEARDVAPPSPGPAPEALAGEEPGSRTPRDTCPFSSQRSVSSLCSLETIAEEPVLCPGPPALVAAPPGPCPGGPQFSVGPGAKAVSPPAAALGASMLLQLRTGSHRDTELPPESRQQACNGRVPSGAYEGAPSSQMDSRGHPRALGHLPLVRRAKSEGQVPLEPLGGRRPLAGTSPAVYSDATGSDRLWQRLEPGSHRDSVSSSSSMSSSDTVIDLSLPGLGLGREGLAGIPAGRLPLRPCSASAVHLDLPAVTKSKSNPNLRAAGQLPAVPDELRPRPLAPRLPWGCLPVAGLQDCPVAAKSKSLGDLTADDFAPRVESLGRSLGRHLGPARNGPAGQAERQDALTEQLRWLTGFQQAGDITSPTSLGPAGEGAVGGPGFLRRSSSRSQSRVRAIASRARQAQERQQRLQARQGPPEEERGTPEGACSVGQEGCGDVLAPSKGPMDQPPGGATTGPPLRL; encoded by the exons TGGAGCGATGTATGAGTGCCATGCAGGCAGGAACGCAGATGGTGAAGCTCCGTGGCAGCTCCAAGGGTCTGGTCCGCTTCTACTTCCTGGACGAGCACCGCTCCTGCATCCGCTGGCGGCCCTCGCGCAAGAACGAGAAGGCCAAGA TCTCCATCGACTCCATCCAGGAGGTGAGCGAGGGCCGGCAGTCAGAGATCTTCCAGCGATACCCTGATGGCAGCTTCGACCCCAACTGCTGCTTCAGCATCTACCACGGCAGCCACCGAGAGTCGCTGGACCTGGTCTCCCCCAGCAGTGACGAGGCGCGCATCTGGGTCACTGGCCTGCGCTACCTCATGGCTGGCATCAGTGACGAGGACAGCCTGGCCCGCCGCCAGCGCACTAGGGACCA GTGGCTGAAGCAGACTTTCGCCGAGGCGGACAAGAACGGCGACGGCAGTCTGAGCCTGGGCGAGGTCCTGCAGCTGCTGCACAAGCTGAACGTGAGCCTGCCTCGGCACAGGGTGAAGCAGATGTTCAAG AGGCCTGTGTTACAGGAAGCGGACACGGATGACCAGCAGGGGACACTGGGCTTTGAGGAGTTCTGTGCCTTCTATAAGATGATGTCCACCCGCCGGGACCTCTACCTGCTCATGCTGACCTACAGCAACCACAAGGACCATCTGGATGTTGCTGACCTCCAGCGCTTCTTGGAGGTGGAGCAGAAG ATGACGGGTGTGACACTTGAGAGCTGCCAGGACATCATCGAGCAGTTTGAGCCCTGCCCAGAAAACAAGCGAAAAGGCGTGCTGGGCGTTGACG GCTTCACCAACTACACGCGGAGCCCGGCTGGTGACATCTTCAACCCGGAGCACCACGGCGTGCACCAGGACATGACGCGGCCGCTCAGCCACTATTTCATCACCTCGTCCCACAACACCTACCTCGTGGGCGACCAGCTCATGTCCCAGTCGCGAGTGGACATGTACGCCTGGGTCCTGCAGGCCGGCTGCCGCTGCGTGGAGG TGGACTGCTGGGACGGGCCCGACGGGGAGCCCATTGTGCACCATGGCTACACTCTGACCTCCAAGATCCTGTTCAAAGACGTCATTGAAACCATCAACAAATACGCCTTCGTCAAGAATGA GTACCCAGTGATCCTGTCCATCGAGAACCACTGCAGTGTCATCCAGCAGAAGAAGATGGCCCAGTATCTGATTAACATCCTTGGGGACAAGCTGGACTTGTCCTCAGTGAGCAGCGAGGATGCCTCCATGCTGCCCTCTCCGCAGATGCTCAAGGGCAAGATTCTGGTGAAG ggcaAGAAGCTCCCAGCCAACATCAGCGAGGATGCTGAGGAGGGTGAGGTGTCTGATGAGGACAGCGCCGACGAGATCGACGACGACTGCAAGCTTCTCAATGGGGAT GCCTCCAGCAATCGGAAGCGCGTGGAAAACATTGCGAAGAGGAAACTGGATTCCCTAATCAAGGAGTCGAAGATTCGGGACTGTGAGGACCCGAACAACTTCACCGTGTCCACACTGGCCCCGACTGAGAGACTTGGGCACAAGGCAGCGGGCAAAAAG GCTGAGGAGGACTGGGAGTCTGGAGGGGACGCCGGAACCAGCAGACGGAACAGCCGGCTCCTCATGAGCAGCTTCTCCAAGCGCAAG AAAAAGAGCAGCAAGCTGAAGATGGCGGCCAGCGTGGAGGAGGGGGATGAGGACCTGGACTCCTCAGGCAGCCAGGGCCGAGG GGCAACCCGGCAGAAGAAGACCATGAAGCTGTCACGGGCCCTCTCGGACCTGGTGAAGTACACCAAGTCCGTGGGCATCCACGACGTGGAGACGGAGG TGGCGTCCAGCTGGCAGGTGTCGTCCTTCAGTGAGACCAAGGCCCAGCAGATCCTGCAGCAGAAGCCGGCGCAGTACCTGCGCTTCAACCAGCACCAGCTGTCCCGCATCTACCCCTCTTCCTACCGCGTCGACTCCAGCAACTACAACCCGCAGCCCTTCTGGAATGCCGGCTGCCAGATGG TCGCCCTGAACTACCAGTCGGAGGGGCGCATGCTGCAGCTGAACCGGGCCAAGTTCAGTGCCAACGGCAGCTGTGGCTACGTGCTCAAACCCCAGTGCATGTGCCAGG GCATCTTCAACCCCCACTCCGAGGACCCCCTGCCTGGGCAGCTCAAGAAGCAGTTGGTGCTGCGGATCATCAGCGGGCAGCAGCTCCCCAAGCCGCGAGACTCGATGCTGGGGGACCGGGGGGAG ATCATCGACCCCTTCGTGGAGGTGGAAGTGATTGGGCTCCCCGTGGACTGCAACAAGGAGCAGACCCGTGTGGTGGACGACAATG GATTCAACCCCATGTGGGAGGAAACCCTGGTGTTCACAGTGCACATGCCAGAGATCGCATTGGTGCGCTTCCTCGTCTGGGACCACGACCCCATCGGGCGTGACTTCATTGGCCAGAGGACACTGGCTTTCAGCAGCATGATGCCAG GCTACCGGCACGTGTACCtggaggggatggaggaggcCTCCATCTTTGTCCACGTGGCTGTCAGTGACATCAGTGGTAAG GTCAAGCAGGCTCTGGGCTTAAAAGGCCTGTTCCTCCGAGGCCCAAAGCCCGGCTCCCTGGACAGTCATGCTGCTGGACGGCCTCTGCCCCGGCCCTCCGTTAGCCAGCGGCTCCTGCGGCGCACGGCCAGCGCCCCGACCAAGAGCCAGAAGCCCGCCCATAAGGCCTTCCCGGAGCTGGTCCTGGGCACACAGGACATGGGCTCCGAGGGGGAGGCACGCGACGTGGcgccccccagccctggccccgcTCCGGAGGCCCTGGCTGGGGAGGAGCCCGGCAGCCGTACCCCCCGAG ACACCTGCCCCTTCTCCTCGCAGAGGTCGGTCTCCTCCCTGTGCAGCCTGGAAACCATTGCCGAGGAGCCAGTCCTGTGCCCTGGCCCTCCAGCCCTGGTGGCCGCCCCCCCCGGCCCCTGCCCCGGGGGGCCCCAGTTCTCTGTAGGGCCTGGTGCCAAAGCAGTGAGCCCCCCGGCTGCGGCTCTGGGAGCCTCCATGCTCCTCCAGCTCAGGACTGGGAGCCACAGGGACACTGAGCTGCCCCCCGAAAGTAGGCAGCAGGCGTGCAACGGCAGGGTCCCCAGTGGAGCGTACGAGGGGGCCCCCAGCAGCCAGATGGACAGCAGGGGTCACCCCCGGGCCCTGGGCCATCTGCCCCTGGTCAGAAGGGCCAAGAGTGAGGGGCAGGTACCCCTGGAGCCCCTGGGTGGACGGCGGCCCCTGGCTGGGACCTCTCCTGCCGTGTACTCAGATGCCACGGGCAGCGACCGGCTATGGCAGCGGCTGGAGCCAGGCAGCCACCGAGACAGCGTGTCCTCATCCTCTAGCATGTCATCCAGCGACACGGTCATCGACCTCTCCCTGccgggcctgggcctgggccgtGAGGGCCTTGCAGGAATCCCGGCTGGACGCCTGCCCCTGCGGCCCTGCTCGGCCTCTGCCGTCCACCTAGACCTGCCCGCTGTGACCAAGAGCAAATCCAACCCCAACCTTCGGGCTGCGGGCCAGCTGCCTGCGGTGCCAGATGAGCTGCGGCCCCGCCCGCTGGCCCCACGGCTGCCCTGGGGCTGCCTCCCCGTGGCGGGCCTCCAGGACTGCCCCGTGGCCGCCAAGTCCAAGAGCCTGGGGGACCTGACGGCCGATGACTTTGCGCCGCGCGTTGAGAGCCTGGGCCGCAGCCTGGGCCGCCACCTGGGCCCAGCCCGCAATGGGCCGGCGGGGCAGGCGGAGCGGCAGGACGCCCTGACAGAGCAGCTGCGTTGGCTCACGGGATTCCAGCAGGCTGGCGACATCACGTCGCCCACCAGCCTGGGCCCggccggggagggggcggtgGGGGGCCCCGGCTTCCTGCGGCGCTCCTCCTCCCGCAGCCAGAGCCGCGTGCGCGCCATCGCCAGCCGCGCCCGCCAGGCCCAGGAGCGGCAGCAGCGGCTGCAGGCCCGGCAGGGACCCCCAGAGGAGGAGCGGGGCACCCCCGAGGGCGCCTGCTCCGTAGGCCAAGAGGGCTGTGGGGACGTGCTGGCCCCCTCCAAGGGCCCCATGGACCAGCCGCCAGGTGGCGCCACCACTGGGCCCCCGCTCAGACTCTGA
- the PLCH2 gene encoding 1-phosphatidylinositol 4,5-bisphosphate phosphodiesterase eta-2 isoform X5, whose protein sequence is MAPSPEDPGPDLESGPPFLSINILPVVSIDSIQEVSEGRQSEIFQRYPDGSFDPNCCFSIYHGSHRESLDLVSPSSDEARIWVTGLRYLMAGISDEDSLARRQRTRDQWLKQTFAEADKNGDGSLSLGEVLQLLHKLNVSLPRHRVKQMFKRPVLQEADTDDQQGTLGFEEFCAFYKMMSTRRDLYLLMLTYSNHKDHLDVADLQRFLEVEQKMTGVTLESCQDIIEQFEPCPENKRKGVLGVDGFTNYTRSPAGDIFNPEHHGVHQDMTRPLSHYFITSSHNTYLVGDQLMSQSRVDMYAWVLQAGCRCVEVDCWDGPDGEPIVHHGYTLTSKILFKDVIETINKYAFVKNEYPVILSIENHCSVIQQKKMAQYLINILGDKLDLSSVSSEDASMLPSPQMLKGKILVKGKKLPANISEDAEEGEVSDEDSADEIDDDCKLLNGDASSNRKRVENIAKRKLDSLIKESKIRDCEDPNNFTVSTLAPTERLGHKAAGKKAEEDWESGGDAGTSRRNSRLLMSSFSKRKKKSSKLKMAASVEEGDEDLDSSGSQGRGATRQKKTMKLSRALSDLVKYTKSVGIHDVETEVASSWQVSSFSETKAQQILQQKPAQYLRFNQHQLSRIYPSSYRVDSSNYNPQPFWNAGCQMVALNYQSEGRMLQLNRAKFSANGSCGYVLKPQCMCQGIFNPHSEDPLPGQLKKQLVLRIISGQQLPKPRDSMLGDRGEIIDPFVEVEVIGLPVDCNKEQTRVVDDNGFNPMWEETLVFTVHMPEIALVRFLVWDHDPIGRDFIGQRTLAFSSMMPGYRHVYLEGMEEASIFVHVAVSDISGKVKQALGLKGLFLRGPKPGSLDSHAAGRPLPRPSVSQRLLRRTASAPTKSQKPAHKAFPELVLGTQDMGSEGEARDVAPPSPGPAPEALAGEEPGSRTPRDTCPFSSQRSVSSLCSLETIAEEPVLCPGPPALVAAPPGPCPGGPQFSVGPGAKAVSPPAAALGASMLLQLRTGSHRDTELPPESRQQACNGRVPSGAYEGAPSSQMDSRGHPRALGHLPLVRRAKSEGQVPLEPLGGRRPLAGTSPAVYSDATGSDRLWQRLEPGSHRDSVSSSSSMSSSDTVIDLSLPGLGLGREGLAGIPAGRLPLRPCSASAVHLDLPAVTKSKSNPNLRAAGQLPAVPDELRPRPLAPRLPWGCLPVAGLQDCPVAAKSKSLGDLTADDFAPRVESLGRSLGRHLGPARNGPAGQAERQDALTEQLRWLTGFQQAGDITSPTSLGPAGEGAVGGPGFLRRSSSRSQSRVRAIASRARQAQERQQRLQARQGPPEEERGTPEGACSVGQEGCGDVLAPSKGPMDQPPGGATTGPPLRL, encoded by the exons TCTCCATCGACTCCATCCAGGAGGTGAGCGAGGGCCGGCAGTCAGAGATCTTCCAGCGATACCCTGATGGCAGCTTCGACCCCAACTGCTGCTTCAGCATCTACCACGGCAGCCACCGAGAGTCGCTGGACCTGGTCTCCCCCAGCAGTGACGAGGCGCGCATCTGGGTCACTGGCCTGCGCTACCTCATGGCTGGCATCAGTGACGAGGACAGCCTGGCCCGCCGCCAGCGCACTAGGGACCA GTGGCTGAAGCAGACTTTCGCCGAGGCGGACAAGAACGGCGACGGCAGTCTGAGCCTGGGCGAGGTCCTGCAGCTGCTGCACAAGCTGAACGTGAGCCTGCCTCGGCACAGGGTGAAGCAGATGTTCAAG AGGCCTGTGTTACAGGAAGCGGACACGGATGACCAGCAGGGGACACTGGGCTTTGAGGAGTTCTGTGCCTTCTATAAGATGATGTCCACCCGCCGGGACCTCTACCTGCTCATGCTGACCTACAGCAACCACAAGGACCATCTGGATGTTGCTGACCTCCAGCGCTTCTTGGAGGTGGAGCAGAAG ATGACGGGTGTGACACTTGAGAGCTGCCAGGACATCATCGAGCAGTTTGAGCCCTGCCCAGAAAACAAGCGAAAAGGCGTGCTGGGCGTTGACG GCTTCACCAACTACACGCGGAGCCCGGCTGGTGACATCTTCAACCCGGAGCACCACGGCGTGCACCAGGACATGACGCGGCCGCTCAGCCACTATTTCATCACCTCGTCCCACAACACCTACCTCGTGGGCGACCAGCTCATGTCCCAGTCGCGAGTGGACATGTACGCCTGGGTCCTGCAGGCCGGCTGCCGCTGCGTGGAGG TGGACTGCTGGGACGGGCCCGACGGGGAGCCCATTGTGCACCATGGCTACACTCTGACCTCCAAGATCCTGTTCAAAGACGTCATTGAAACCATCAACAAATACGCCTTCGTCAAGAATGA GTACCCAGTGATCCTGTCCATCGAGAACCACTGCAGTGTCATCCAGCAGAAGAAGATGGCCCAGTATCTGATTAACATCCTTGGGGACAAGCTGGACTTGTCCTCAGTGAGCAGCGAGGATGCCTCCATGCTGCCCTCTCCGCAGATGCTCAAGGGCAAGATTCTGGTGAAG ggcaAGAAGCTCCCAGCCAACATCAGCGAGGATGCTGAGGAGGGTGAGGTGTCTGATGAGGACAGCGCCGACGAGATCGACGACGACTGCAAGCTTCTCAATGGGGAT GCCTCCAGCAATCGGAAGCGCGTGGAAAACATTGCGAAGAGGAAACTGGATTCCCTAATCAAGGAGTCGAAGATTCGGGACTGTGAGGACCCGAACAACTTCACCGTGTCCACACTGGCCCCGACTGAGAGACTTGGGCACAAGGCAGCGGGCAAAAAG GCTGAGGAGGACTGGGAGTCTGGAGGGGACGCCGGAACCAGCAGACGGAACAGCCGGCTCCTCATGAGCAGCTTCTCCAAGCGCAAG AAAAAGAGCAGCAAGCTGAAGATGGCGGCCAGCGTGGAGGAGGGGGATGAGGACCTGGACTCCTCAGGCAGCCAGGGCCGAGG GGCAACCCGGCAGAAGAAGACCATGAAGCTGTCACGGGCCCTCTCGGACCTGGTGAAGTACACCAAGTCCGTGGGCATCCACGACGTGGAGACGGAGG TGGCGTCCAGCTGGCAGGTGTCGTCCTTCAGTGAGACCAAGGCCCAGCAGATCCTGCAGCAGAAGCCGGCGCAGTACCTGCGCTTCAACCAGCACCAGCTGTCCCGCATCTACCCCTCTTCCTACCGCGTCGACTCCAGCAACTACAACCCGCAGCCCTTCTGGAATGCCGGCTGCCAGATGG TCGCCCTGAACTACCAGTCGGAGGGGCGCATGCTGCAGCTGAACCGGGCCAAGTTCAGTGCCAACGGCAGCTGTGGCTACGTGCTCAAACCCCAGTGCATGTGCCAGG GCATCTTCAACCCCCACTCCGAGGACCCCCTGCCTGGGCAGCTCAAGAAGCAGTTGGTGCTGCGGATCATCAGCGGGCAGCAGCTCCCCAAGCCGCGAGACTCGATGCTGGGGGACCGGGGGGAG ATCATCGACCCCTTCGTGGAGGTGGAAGTGATTGGGCTCCCCGTGGACTGCAACAAGGAGCAGACCCGTGTGGTGGACGACAATG GATTCAACCCCATGTGGGAGGAAACCCTGGTGTTCACAGTGCACATGCCAGAGATCGCATTGGTGCGCTTCCTCGTCTGGGACCACGACCCCATCGGGCGTGACTTCATTGGCCAGAGGACACTGGCTTTCAGCAGCATGATGCCAG GCTACCGGCACGTGTACCtggaggggatggaggaggcCTCCATCTTTGTCCACGTGGCTGTCAGTGACATCAGTGGTAAG GTCAAGCAGGCTCTGGGCTTAAAAGGCCTGTTCCTCCGAGGCCCAAAGCCCGGCTCCCTGGACAGTCATGCTGCTGGACGGCCTCTGCCCCGGCCCTCCGTTAGCCAGCGGCTCCTGCGGCGCACGGCCAGCGCCCCGACCAAGAGCCAGAAGCCCGCCCATAAGGCCTTCCCGGAGCTGGTCCTGGGCACACAGGACATGGGCTCCGAGGGGGAGGCACGCGACGTGGcgccccccagccctggccccgcTCCGGAGGCCCTGGCTGGGGAGGAGCCCGGCAGCCGTACCCCCCGAG ACACCTGCCCCTTCTCCTCGCAGAGGTCGGTCTCCTCCCTGTGCAGCCTGGAAACCATTGCCGAGGAGCCAGTCCTGTGCCCTGGCCCTCCAGCCCTGGTGGCCGCCCCCCCCGGCCCCTGCCCCGGGGGGCCCCAGTTCTCTGTAGGGCCTGGTGCCAAAGCAGTGAGCCCCCCGGCTGCGGCTCTGGGAGCCTCCATGCTCCTCCAGCTCAGGACTGGGAGCCACAGGGACACTGAGCTGCCCCCCGAAAGTAGGCAGCAGGCGTGCAACGGCAGGGTCCCCAGTGGAGCGTACGAGGGGGCCCCCAGCAGCCAGATGGACAGCAGGGGTCACCCCCGGGCCCTGGGCCATCTGCCCCTGGTCAGAAGGGCCAAGAGTGAGGGGCAGGTACCCCTGGAGCCCCTGGGTGGACGGCGGCCCCTGGCTGGGACCTCTCCTGCCGTGTACTCAGATGCCACGGGCAGCGACCGGCTATGGCAGCGGCTGGAGCCAGGCAGCCACCGAGACAGCGTGTCCTCATCCTCTAGCATGTCATCCAGCGACACGGTCATCGACCTCTCCCTGccgggcctgggcctgggccgtGAGGGCCTTGCAGGAATCCCGGCTGGACGCCTGCCCCTGCGGCCCTGCTCGGCCTCTGCCGTCCACCTAGACCTGCCCGCTGTGACCAAGAGCAAATCCAACCCCAACCTTCGGGCTGCGGGCCAGCTGCCTGCGGTGCCAGATGAGCTGCGGCCCCGCCCGCTGGCCCCACGGCTGCCCTGGGGCTGCCTCCCCGTGGCGGGCCTCCAGGACTGCCCCGTGGCCGCCAAGTCCAAGAGCCTGGGGGACCTGACGGCCGATGACTTTGCGCCGCGCGTTGAGAGCCTGGGCCGCAGCCTGGGCCGCCACCTGGGCCCAGCCCGCAATGGGCCGGCGGGGCAGGCGGAGCGGCAGGACGCCCTGACAGAGCAGCTGCGTTGGCTCACGGGATTCCAGCAGGCTGGCGACATCACGTCGCCCACCAGCCTGGGCCCggccggggagggggcggtgGGGGGCCCCGGCTTCCTGCGGCGCTCCTCCTCCCGCAGCCAGAGCCGCGTGCGCGCCATCGCCAGCCGCGCCCGCCAGGCCCAGGAGCGGCAGCAGCGGCTGCAGGCCCGGCAGGGACCCCCAGAGGAGGAGCGGGGCACCCCCGAGGGCGCCTGCTCCGTAGGCCAAGAGGGCTGTGGGGACGTGCTGGCCCCCTCCAAGGGCCCCATGGACCAGCCGCCAGGTGGCGCCACCACTGGGCCCCCGCTCAGACTCTGA